The window ATTTGCAGGTTTTCTTGATGGGCCGTTCGGAAAATCATTGGTTGATACAATCAAGAATAACTTACCCATCGGAAAGGATGAGCGTTAAAATGGTTAAAATAAAACATATTGTTAGGTACTTTGTTAAAAATTATCCATATGAAAATGAACTATCTAAGACCAGGATTACAAAAATGGTTTATCTAGCTGATTGGTATTCTGCCCTTAAACACGGCCACCAACTTACAGATATTAAATGGTTTTTTGATCATTACGGTCCATATGTTTCCGATGTATTTAATGCTGTGGCTGAAGATAGACACCTTACTATAAAACATGATTATAATGCTTTCGGAAACCCTAAAGATGTTGTAGCTCTAAAAAAGTCACATCATGTATTTGATTCGCCTCCAATAAGAATAGATAATCATTACAAAGTTGTTTTAGATGAAGTTATAGAAGATACCCAACAACTAAATTGGAATGAATTTATTGATTATGTTTATTCGTCGTATCCCATAAAGTCCTCTATTAGATATCACTATCTAGATTTAGTGAATTTAGGTAGAGAATGTAAAGATAAAGGACTAAATTTTTAGGTGAATTTAAAGACTATTTATGTTTATCATAAATAGTCTTTATCTATTTTATATTGTTATAACATTTTATCAAGTATACGATCTCTAACACGTTGAACACTGGTATGACTCATGTTTAATGTTGAACCAATCCAACGCAACGATTTCCCTTCTAAAATCCAAAACAGCACTTCAGTTTCCTTTGAGTCCGTAATTTTTTTCGCGCGTCGCTGTACTTCTGCTATTTTAATAATATAATCATTAATTTTTCTCATATGATTTGAACGTCTTGTCATCTCGGAGAATACAACATCGCTTGTACCGCCACTGGCTTTTGGCATTGTTGCTTCAATTCCGTACTGAGCAGTCTTTGCACCCTTTATAGGCAGTTCATTTCGAATTTCTTCAACTGTATTTATCATCCATCGATAATCTTTTATCCATTGATCTAATGTGTGTTTATTAATCGATTGTTCTTTTCCCATTCTATTTCCCTCCGATGGTATAATCGATTGCGAATATATTCTAAAAATGCTGCGCCATAGCTACAGCTTTTTTCGCGCCTATTCTACCATTTTCTGTTATAATTTGTAGAAAAAGAGAGTAGGTGAAATATGAATTTAACTGAATTTTTCTTTCCAGAATTGATTAAGGCATTGCTAGTAGTATCTCCTC is drawn from Lysinibacillus sp. SGAir0095 and contains these coding sequences:
- a CDS encoding Panacea domain-containing protein, which translates into the protein MVKIKHIVRYFVKNYPYENELSKTRITKMVYLADWYSALKHGHQLTDIKWFFDHYGPYVSDVFNAVAEDRHLTIKHDYNAFGNPKDVVALKKSHHVFDSPPIRIDNHYKVVLDEVIEDTQQLNWNEFIDYVYSSYPIKSSIRYHYLDLVNLGRECKDKGLNF
- a CDS encoding LuxR C-terminal-related transcriptional regulator, which translates into the protein MGKEQSINKHTLDQWIKDYRWMINTVEEIRNELPIKGAKTAQYGIEATMPKASGGTSDVVFSEMTRRSNHMRKINDYIIKIAEVQRRAKKITDSKETEVLFWILEGKSLRWIGSTLNMSHTSVQRVRDRILDKML